The genomic stretch CGGCACACAGATCTTTTCGGGTAGCAGGCGCGTCGCCGTAATTGCGCCAGATAAAGTAGTCACTGCGAGCCGGTTCGTAACCGAGATCGACGAACACGTGCGGTAGCGCCGGCACGTGATCGCCATAAAAGCAGAGCACCGTATCGCGGCGCCGCGCGCGCAATGCTGCGAGCAGGCGGCCGAGCATTGCATCGGCGTTGGCGAGGTGGCGCAGATAGACAGTCAGATCGCGCCAGCGTGCATCGTCGCCGAGCGCGTGGAAGGCGGCACCCTCGCCTGCCTCGACCGGCTCCAGATGCAAGGGACCGTGGTTTTCCATCGTCATCGAGAAGATAAAGGCCGGCTTGTCGCGCGGTTCGTCGAGCGCCTTGATGATCGAATCGGCCACCGCCAGATCGGACACGTATGGACCCGCGCGCGGCGCGTCGGCGAACGCGGCGATGTCGATAAAGCGGTCGATCTGCAAATGTTTGAAGGCGCGCTTTCGGCCGAAGAAATCCGCATAGTACGGATGGATCGCCAGCGTTTGATAATCGCCGCGCTTGAACCACGACGCCAGTGAGTTGCACGCTCGCCGCACGAACGCGTACGGATAGAAACGCGCATAGCCGAGTTGCGTCTGATCGATGCCGGTCAGCACCGCAAACTCGGTGCGCATCGTATTGGCGCCCCATGCGGGCACCGTCAGTTCGCCGTGCTGGACCGACTCGCGGCGCGCGGTGTCGAAGTTGCGCAGGATCGCGCGATCGATCGACGCATCAAGACGCCGCGCGTCGAAGAACGACTCGCTCTGGATCAGGATCACATCGGGCGCGGTTTGCGGCGCGCCGCTCGCGAACGGACCGGCCGCCAAGGCGTCGCACAATTGACGCGCGGTGGCAGGCTTCATGCCGTTCAGCAGGTAGGCGACGAACACTGAGAAGAAGCCGTGACGCTTCTGATCGTCGACGGGGTTCAGCGTGAGCGGCAAGCGCGCGGCAAACACGTAGGCCGCGGCAAGGCAGGCACCGGCAGCGATCACGAGCTCTCCAACAGGCCTTTGAGCAAGGGACTTGTCCGTGACAAAAACGACGATCACCACCGCGATGCCAATGACGATCGCCACCACCGTGCCTATGCTGAGAAACGGCAAGTAGAGCCGCGGATGCGCGAAAAGCTGGCTGAAAAGACTCAGATCGGTGAAGACGAACGGTTCTTGCAGCGATGCGTGCTTGGCGTTGCTCACGCCTGCCAGCAGCGCGACCAGCGCGATCGCGACAAAGGCGGAAAACCTGACGCGCCCCGTGAGCAGCAGCACGCACACACAGATGAACACGATAGCGGCGACGTGCAACGCCAAGGCGAGCGGCGAGCGGCGCAACCACGCGCGCGGCAGCGCAAGCGCTTCAGGCAGAAGCGCGAGGCCGGCTGCGGCCACGAAGCTGAGTGCGAACGTCGCCTCCACTCAGCGCTCCTCACGCGGCAAATAGGACAGACCGCCGAGAATCGCATCCGCCAATGTTGCGGGCAGCAACGGCAACAGGCGCATGCCGAAAGCGAGCAAGTTCGGGAATGCGATTTCCGCGCGGCCCGCCTTCAGTTTGCGCCGGATGTGTTGCGCGGCTTTATCCGCCGACCATAGAAAGGGCTTGTCGCCCGGGAAGACGTCGCTCATGGCCGTCTTGACGAAACCCGGCAACACGATCGACATCCGCACGCCGTCGCGCGATAGAACCGGACGCACCGAGTCGCCGTAGGCTTTGATCGCCGCCTTGCTTGCGCAGTAGGCCGGCGAAATCGCCATGCCGCGTAATGCGGCGAGCGAACTGACCAAAGCGATTTGTCCGCTCCGGCGCGGACGCATGCGCGCGACTACCGGCAGGACCGCGTGCATTGCG from Paraburkholderia sp. IMGN_8 encodes the following:
- a CDS encoding SDR family NAD(P)-dependent oxidoreductase, whose protein sequence is MSSAAPRHIVITGASAGLGRALALAYAAPGVVLGLIGRDVERLESSAQACRAKGAKVDTAQLDVRDAAAMQSWLHQFDDAHPIDLLIANAGAASTLASAHDWEELERTAAIVDTNFYGAMHAVLPVVARMRPRRSGQIALVSSLAALRGMAISPAYCASKAAIKAYGDSVRPVLSRDGVRMSIVLPGFVKTAMSDVFPGDKPFLWSADKAAQHIRRKLKAGRAEIAFPNLLAFGMRLLPLLPATLADAILGGLSYLPREER
- a CDS encoding LTA synthase family protein, which codes for MEATFALSFVAAAGLALLPEALALPRAWLRRSPLALALHVAAIVFICVCVLLLTGRVRFSAFVAIALVALLAGVSNAKHASLQEPFVFTDLSLFSQLFAHPRLYLPFLSIGTVVAIVIGIAVVIVVFVTDKSLAQRPVGELVIAAGACLAAAYVFAARLPLTLNPVDDQKRHGFFSVFVAYLLNGMKPATARQLCDALAAGPFASGAPQTAPDVILIQSESFFDARRLDASIDRAILRNFDTARRESVQHGELTVPAWGANTMRTEFAVLTGIDQTQLGYARFYPYAFVRRACNSLASWFKRGDYQTLAIHPYYADFFGRKRAFKHLQIDRFIDIAAFADAPRAGPYVSDLAVADSIIKALDEPRDKPAFIFSMTMENHGPLHLEPVEAGEGAAFHALGDDARWRDLTVYLRHLANADAMLGRLLAALRARRRDTVLCFYGDHVPALPHVFVDLGYEPARSDYFIWRNYGDAPATRKDLCAEQLGVALVRTLEPATPRDKAAHTLHPITER